From Vigna unguiculata cultivar IT97K-499-35 chromosome 5, ASM411807v1, whole genome shotgun sequence, the proteins below share one genomic window:
- the LOC114184673 gene encoding uncharacterized protein LOC114184673, which translates to MEFRVGGSLGSDALKKKLPIRVIDSNLSGLREIVQQMKTIQKNAFKKRHGNLLRLLNVEVQASAVTALAQYYDPPLRCFTFQDFQLAPTIEEFEQILGLSVGDKVPYRHSEQHASISTLAGILKVHPAELEGKMVSKGNSKGIPQGYLEGHLRRLAEKEVGETFMDALALTLYGVVLFPNMENFVDQTALDVFVAYKIHSESPVTAILADVYGSLNLCHTLKRKKMLCCVPMLYVWFISRIRLGTLNAECLIGELPPSGIEIRGAKEWAQFCASLNGGRIRWCVPGLPKSRVISCGTFPNVPLIGTRSCVNYNPVLAQRQFGCPIKSSPTPESLVAVWTYYEEGISFDLIHRVRSAWGEVLRVEKDLRPWVIDEKISYRRWILERVNAIKLPFKSDPPAPERSEPVESDEMRGLKEEMEKMKLKNAKLVNELQSLRHEYVDLRRDKEEVTKAYEGILRKQREERDHAFRVKQDLAAANTALKSRDRERDAATTSKRQRDQVCEESKREKTEALKRLHNAQVRISEVERQMREMVSTYEVKMDEERWHRAELEKQHEEVISRMNEYSVEQEMAVEHWRRCFSQLASLANGAIEDVPRLLAEAEAALPIFNSPREIEAFFSHCKELIREMKNMIARARE; encoded by the coding sequence ATGGAATTTCGAGTCGGGGGAAGTTTAGGGTCAGATGCCTTGAAGAAGAAGCTACCTATCAGAGTTATAGACAGTAATTTGAGTGGTCTAAGGGAAATAGTGCAACAAATGAAGACTATACAGAAGAATGCTTTCAAGAAGCGGCATGGGAACTTATTGAGGTTGCTGAATGTGGAAGTCCAAGCATCGGCCGTCACTGCTCTGGCTCAGTATTATGATCCGCCACTCAGATGTTTCACCTTCCAGGATTTTCAATTGGCACCAACAATAGAAGAGTTTGAACAAATTCTGGGCTTGTCAGTGGGAGATAAAGTCCCTTACAGACATTCTGAGCAACATGCATCTATCTCTACATTGGCTGGAATCTTGAAGGTACACCCTGCCGAGCTAGAGGGTAAGATGGTCTCCAAGGGCAACTCGAAGGGGATCCCTCAAGGGTATTTAGAAGGGCATCTGCGTCGTTTGGCGGAAAAAGAAGTGGGGGAGACGTTCATGGATGCGTTGGCTCTCACACTTTATGGAGTCGTACTCTTCCCTAACATGGAAAATTTTGTTGATCAAACCGCCCTCGATGTGTTTGTTGCCTACAAGATTCATTCGGAAAGTCCAGTCACTGCGATTCTAGCTGATGTGTATGGGAGTTTGAACCTATGCCACACACTTAAGAGGAAGAAGATGTTATGCTGTGTACCTATGTTGTATGTGTGGTTTATATCCCGAATCCGTCTAGGTACATTGAATGCTGAATGTCTTATTGGAGAGTTGCCACCTAGCGGCATCGAAATTCGGGGGGCGAAGGAATGGGCCCAGTTCTGTGCGAGTTTGAACGGGGGAAGAATTAGATGGTGTGTCCCGGGACTGCCGAAGTCACGTGTCATTTCTTGTGGGACTTTCCCTAACGTCCCCCTAATAGGCACTAGAAGCTGCGTGAATTATAACCCTGTCTTGGCTCAGCGACAATTTGGGTGTCCGATCAAGAGCTCCCCAACTCCAGAATCCTTGGTTGCCGTTTGGACTTATTATGAAGAAGGAATTTCCTTTGATCTAATTCACCGAGTCAGGAGTGCTTGGGGTGAGGTCCTGCGTGTAGAAAAAGACCTAAGGCCATGGGTGATTGACGAGAAGATATCCTACCGACGATGGATTCTGGAAAGGGTTAACGCGATCAAGTTACCTTTCAAATCAGACCCTCCTGCTCCTGAGCGATCAGAACCTGTAGAGTCCGACGAAATGAGGGGGTTGAAAGAggagatggagaagatgaaactCAAAAATGCCAAATTAGTTAATGAGCTCCAAAGTCTCCGACACGAGTACGTGGATCTGAGGCGTGATAAGGAGGAAGTGACAAAAGCGTATGAAGGAATTCTTAGAAAACAAAGAGAAGAGCGAGATCATGCTTTCAGAGTTAAACAGGATTTGGCTGCAGCCAACACCGCGTTAAAATCAAGGGACCGAGAGAGAGATGCAGCAACGACATCTAAGCGCCAAAGAGATCAAGTGTGTGAAGAATCTAAGAGAGAAAAGACTGAAGCACTAAAGCGGCTGCACAACGCTCAAGTTAGGATCAGTGAGGTCGAACGACAGATGCGGGAAATGGTGTCGACCTATGAGGTGAAGATGGATGAAGAACGTTGGCATAGAGCTGAATTGGAAAAGCAACATGAAGAGGTGATAAGTCGAATGAATGAATACTCAGTCGAGCAGGAGATGGCCGTGGAACATTGGAGGAGATGTTTCTCACAGCTGGCTTCCCTTGCAAATGGAGCAATCGAAGATGTTCCGCGATTATTGGCTGAAGCAGAGGCTGCACTACCGATATTCAATTCGCCTAGGGAAATTGAGGCGTTCTTTAGTCATTGTAAGGAATTGATAAGGGAGATGAAGAACATGATAGCCAGGGCTAGagaatag
- the LOC114184674 gene encoding uncharacterized protein LOC114184674, which translates to MEDWEEAHEAVKADINQLKDQVSQILEALKSLKTSGEASSARIEENIHPQVPRYEVQNTQGMSIPFPMYGLPPGYTPPVGEYSEAEQTSFSFPVTNNTLPINTQGPILASTPTTGVGMKETITFAEPRVTVAQNTPNITVDEDALAKVMPHTTTQVVSAGIDRAKSKLEILEERVRAIEGGGSYGFGDVARLSLVPGVMIPHKFKVPEFEKYQGTTCPKSHLTMYGRKMAAYAYDDKLLIHCFQDSLAGVALNWYTHLEPSRIHSWMDLADAFVKQYKYNTDSAPDRLQLQNMAKKDTESFKEYAQRWRELAAQVEPPLLDKEMVATFVNTLQSPFYEHVLGNVSSNFADIIIIGERIEIGLKSGKIAYGPFAAATSKKPGFHPGKKKEVEAHTASVMPVWESRAPTHNYRPHPNQPPYVANAVSVHQTPTQQQGFYQASNLYQPQHAPNNAWKTEPNSGFNRNVGQNTNMRRNQDRNFVQFTPIPMTYTELLPHLLQKRLVAICPMKPMQPPFPKNYDPNAKCDYHGGGVGHSTEKCVALKHKVEALINSGWVKFHEDKPSVEANPLSGHGNPSTNAVEDREHKLVRNVSEIRSSKRFIFETLLKLGLLKGGCNLSEKCGFHPGGKHSIDECTEFEDVLQNLLDRNFVQVCREGMGEEVFAQDGGKPDVTLPEPLVIHFTRSTPTLAMQERQPITIQAPSAFPYKSEKAVPWKYGACVSGGEQRIEGQPTSGEPMVENISGIGGMTRSGRIFTPPILMKDGTGSSEPMMNKNANEFLKGKMIQTDEELRKDDKKEISNEEASEFLKFIQQSEYKVVEQLNRMPARISLLDLLMHSTSHRKLLMKILSGAHVEKNISLDSFEGIVSNITANNYLTFTDKEIPTEGRGHNKALHISVKCLDHVIARVLIDNGSSLNVMPKATLGKLPCEGIHMKPSAMIVRAFDGSKREVMGEVELPIQIGPCVFQVTFQVMDILPAYSCLLGRPWIHSAGVVPSTLHQKLKYVMGDKLVIVSGEEDILVSGPSSSRYIEAAEEALETAFQSLEIVGNTYVEPYPMNPQLSRASLMTARIMLKEGYEYGKGLGKDNQGMIFPLEVTEKRNRYGLGYKPTREDKRRLMEERRERDLARMQGKEKELKRICICDIKESFHSAGWINTSQIVAVNDEDERESSTFVQPCTSDAPLDNWETLDLPVMFNSVEIYDNECFENNNVDIPNFERPVDNTEDDYEDDPELSPELMRLVEQESKEIKPYQEDVETLNLGEEDEKKEVKIGTSMKREVKQELCALLKEFRDVFAWSYNDMPGLDTDIVQHKLPLKPECPPVRQKLRRMKPEMSLKIKEEVQKQFDAGFLAVAKYPQWVANIVPVPKKDGKVRMCVDYRDLNRASPKDNFPLPHIDTLVDNTARFSLFSFMDGFSGYNQIKMAPEDMEKTTFITLWGTFCYKVMSFGLKNAGATYQRAMVALFHDMMHKEIEVYVDDMIAKSESETEHILNLKKLFERLRKFKLKLNPAKCTFGVKSGKLLGFIVSQKGIEVDPDKMRAIIDMPTPNTEKEVRGFLGRLNYIARFISQLTSTCEPIFKLLRKNQAVKWNEDCQAAFDKIKQYLQDPPVLRPPRPGRPLILYLTVLDESMGCVLGQHDETGKKEHAIYYLSKKFTECERRYSFLERTCCALAWAAHRLRQYMLSHSTWLISKMDPIKYIFEKPALTGRIARWQMLLSEYDIIYVTQKSIKGSALAEYLAQQPISDYQSMQPEFPDEDIMALFEGDQEEQNGKTWALLFDGASNIMGHGIGAILISPENQYIPMTARLCFNCTNNIAEYEACAMGIRAAIELKAKFLNVYGDSALVINQLKGEWETRDPKLIPYRAYIMELVEYLDSIEFQHIPREDNQLADALATLSSMFEINQDGVLPMIQMKSHEEPAYCRFIEEELDGRPWYFDIKRYLKTREYPEEASENDKRTLRRLAANFILSGDVLYKRNHDMVLLRCVEAKEAKSILEEVHGGTFGTHMNGHSMARKILRAGYFWLTMESDCCMHVRKCEKCQKYADNINMAPTTLNVMSAPWPFSMWGIDVIGAIEPKASNGHRFILVAIDYFTKWVEAASYANVTRKVVTKFIKRELICRYGLPNKIITDNATNLNNQMMTELCEGFKIQHHNSSPYRPKMNGAVEAANKNIKKIVQKMVVTYKDWHEMLPFALHGYRTSVRTSTGATPFSLVYGMEAVLPFEVEIPSLRVLMETQLEEAEWIQARFDQLNLIEEKRLTAVCHGQLYQRRMKKAFDKRVRPREIHEGELVLKKILPIQKDHRGKWTPNYEGPYVVKKAFPGGALILTRMDGEELPLPVNSDAVKKFYA; encoded by the exons AtggaagattgggaagaagctCATGAAGCTGTGAAGGCCGACATCAACCAGTTGAAGGATCAAGTGAGCCAGATCCTAGAGGCCTTAAAATCGCTGAAAACTTCGGGAGAAGCCTCCTCTGCAAGGATCGAGGAAAACATTCACCCTCAAGTTCCTCGATATGAAGTCCAGAACACTCAGGGCATGTCAATCCCGTTCCCAATGTACGGTCTGCCTCCGGGATACACCCCACCTGTTGGGGAATATTCAGAGGCAGAGCagacttccttttcttttcctgtGACTAACAACACACTACCAATCAATACTCAAGGGCCGATATTAGCCTCGACACCCACGACAGGAGTGGGAATGAAGGAGACAATCACATTCGCTGAACCAAGGGTGACTGTGGCACAAAATACTCCAAACATAACTGTTGACGAAGATGCTTTGGCTAAGGTCATGCCGCACACCACAACCCAAGTAGTGTCCGCCGGTATTGATAGGGCTAAAAGTAAGCTTGAGATACTTGAAGAGAGGGTTCGAGCCATTGAAGGTGGTGGAAGCTATGGGTTCGGTGACGTTGCAAGGTTAAGCTTGGTTCCTGGTGTGATGATACCACATAAGTTCAAGGTCCCAGAATTTGAAAAGTATCAGGGCACCACGTGCCCTAAGAGCCATCTGACAATGTATGGTAGAAAGATGGCTGCTTATGCCTATGATGACAAGTTGTTGATACATTGCTTCCAAGATAGTTTGGCTGGTGTGGCGCTGAATTGGTATACACACTTGGAGCCATCTCGAATTCATTCCTGGATGGATTTAGCAGACGCCTTTGTGAAGCAGTATAAGTACAACACGGATAGTGCGCCGGATAGATTGCAGTTGCAAAATATGGCCAAGAAGGATACTGAGTCCTTCAAGGAATATGCGCAACGGTGGAGAGAGTTGGCTGCTCAGGTTGAGCCACCACTACTGGATAAAGAGATGGTGGCGACGTTTGTAAACACACTACAATCACCATTTTATGAGCACGTGTTGGGGAATGTGTCTTCCAATTTCGctgatatcattattattggTGAAAGGATAGAAATCGGGTTAAAGAGTGGAAAAATTGCATATGGCCCGTTCGCGGCTGCAACTTCTAAAAAACCAGGTTTCCATCcaggaaagaagaaagaagtggAAGCACACACAGCCTCAGTGATGCCAGTGTGGGAAAGTCGGGCTCCTACTCACAATTATCGACCACACCCGAACCAACCTCCTTATGTGGCTAATGCGGTGTCTGTTCATCAAACACCAACTCAGCAGCAAGGGTTTTATCAAGCGTCAAATCTTTATCAACCGCAACATGCCCCAAATAATGCTTGGAAAACCGAGCCTAACTCAGGTTTCAACCGAAATGTAGGTCAAAACACCAATATGAGGAGGAATCAAGATAGGAACTTTGTTCAGTTCACTCCCATTCCCATGACTTATACGGAATTGTTGCCGCATCTTCTTCAGAAGCGCTTGGTGGCAATTTGTCCGATGAAGCCTATGCAACCCCCGTTCCCAAAGAATTATGATCCAAATGCTAAATGTGATTATCACGGAGGGGGAGTTGGACACTCTACTGAAAAGTGTGTAGCCCTCAAACACAAAGTGGAAGCTTTAATCAACTCAGGGTGGGTAAAGTTTCACGAAGACAAACCTAGCGTTGAAGCGAATCCTCTTTCTGGACATGGGAATCCTTCTACAAATGCCGTGGAGGATAGGGAACACAAGCTAGTAAGGAATGTGAGTGAAATCCGGAGCTCCAAGCGGTTTATTTTTGAGACATTGCTGAAATTGGGTCTGTTAAAAGGCGGATGTAACTTGAGTGAAAAATGCGGATTCCATCCGGGTGGTAAACATTCTATCGACGAGTGCACCGAGTTCGAGGATGTTTTACAAAATTTGCTCGACAGAAATTTTGTGCAGGTATGTCGCGAGGGTATGGGGGAGGAAGTGTTTGCACAGGATGGCGGGAAACCAGATGTGACCTTGCCAGAGCCATTGGTGATTCATTTCACTAGATCCACCCCCACACTAGCAATGCAAGAAAGACAACCTATTACTATCCAAGCACCCTCCGCTTTTCCTTACAAGAGTGAGAAAGCTGTTCCATGGAAATATGGTGCATGTGTGTCGGGTGGGGAGCAAAGAATAGAAGGCCAGCCTACCAGTGGTGAGCCAATGGTTGAAAACATTTCGGGCATCGGTGGAATGACTAGGAGTGGTCGAATATTCACGCCTCCGATCTTGATGAAGGATGGAACAGGTAGTAGTGAACCGATGATGAACAAAAATGCTAATGAATTCTTGAAGGGGAAGATGATACAAACCGATGAAGAACTGAGAAAAGACGACAAGAAAGAAATATCTAATGAAGAGGCTAGTGAGTTTTTGAAGTTCATACAACAGAGTGAGTATAAAGTGGTCGAGCAGCTGAATCGCATGCCTGCTCGGATCTCTCTCTTGGATTTACTCATGCATTCAACCTCACATAGAAAGCTACTAATGAAGATACTCAGTGGAGCGCATGTGGAGAAGAATATCTCTCTGGACAGTTTTGAGGGAATTGTTAGCAACATCACTGCTAACAATTACCTCACTTTCACTGACAAGGAGATACCTACTGAAGGGAGAGGACACAACAAGGCCCTCCATATCTCTGTAAAATGCTTGGATCATGTCATAGCACGAGTATTAATCGACAATGGTTCTTCCCTGAATGTAATGCCAAAAGCAACATTGGGAAAGCTTCCGTGTGAGGGTATCCACATGAAACCAAGTGCAATGATCGTGAGGGCTTTTGATGGGAGCAAAAGAGAGGTGATGGGAGAGGTAGAACTGCCGATCCAAATTGGGCCGTGTGTTTTTCAAGTAACGTTTCAAGTAATGGATATCCTCCCAGCATACAGTTGCTTGTTGGGTCGCCCTTGGATTCACTCGGCGGGTGTGGTGCCTTCAACCTTGCACCAAAAGTTGAAATATGTCATGGGCGATAAACTAGTGATAGTTTCAGGAGAGGAAGATATTTTGGTAAGCGGACCGTCGTCCTCTCGCTATATTGAAGCAGCAGAAGAAGCCCTCGAGACAGCTTTCCAGTCTTTGGAAATTGTGGGCAATACCTATGTGGAGCCATACCCGATGAACCCACAATTGTCTCGTGCCTCCCTTATGACCGCTAGGATCATGCTAAAAGAGGGATACGAATACGGAAAAGGGCTAGGCAAGGACAATCAAGGAATGATATTTCCCTTGGAAGTCACTGAGAAAAGGAATAGATACGGCCTGGGATACAAACCTACCCGAGAAGACAAGAGGAGGCTGATGGAAGAAAGGAGAGAACGTGATCTGGCTCGCATGCAAGGAAAAGAGAAGGAGTTAAAAAGGATATGCATCTGCGATATCAAAGAGAGCTTCCACAGTGCCGGATGGATCAACACTAGCCAAATAGTAGCTGTCAACGATGAAGATGAACGGGAAAGCTCAACTTTCGTGCAGCCATGCACTTCAGATGCGCCACTCGACAATTGGGAGACTTTGGATCTACCTGTGATGTTTAATTCGGTtgaaat ATATGACaatgaatgttttgaaaataacaatgtcGATATCCCCAATTTTGAGCGCCCTGTCGATAATACGGAAGATGATTATGAAGATGATCCGGAACTCTCCCCTGAACTAATGAGGTTAGTGGAACAAGAATCTAAGGAAATAAAACCCTATCAAGAGGATGTTGAAACACTTAACCTAGGAGAGGAGGATGAGAAGAAAGAAGTGAAGATTGGCACTAGTATGAAGAGAGAAGTGAAACAAGAACTATGTGCTTTACTGAAGGAATTTAGGGACGTGTTTGCTTGGTCGTACAATGACATGCCTGGTTTAGATACTGATATAGTGCAACATAAACTTCCACTCAAGCCGGAATGTCCTCCAGTTAGACAAAAGCTAAGGAGAATGAAACCAGAAATGTCATTAAAGATCAAAGAAGAAGTGCAAAAGCAATTTGACGCTGGATTTTTAGCTGTGGCAAAATACCCTCAATGGGTGGCAAATATTGTACCAGTGCCTAAGAAGGATGGCAAAGTTCGGATGTGCGTTGATTATCGAGATTTGAACCGTGCGAGTCCAAAAGACAATTTCCCATTGCCTCACATTGACACATTAGTGGATAATACGGCCAGATTCTCACTATTTTCATTTATGGACGGCTTCTCAGGATACAATCAGATCAAGATGGCACCTGAAGATATGGAAAAAACCACATTTATCACGTTATGGGGGACATTTTGCTATAAGGTGATGTCTTTCGGACTCAAGAATGCCGGAGCAACCTATCAAAGGGCCATGGTGGCGCTTTTTCATGATATGATGCACAAAGAAATTGAGGTCTATGTAGATGATATGATCGCCAAGTCCGAGTCAGAAACAGAGCACATCCTCAACCTGAAGAAATTGTTCGAGAGATTAAGGAAGTTCAAGCTTAAGCTAAACCCGGCTAAATGCACATTCGGTGTGAAATCTGGAAAGTTGCTGGGTTTCATTGTCAGTCAAAAGGGGATTGAGGTTGATCCTGACAAGATGCGCGCGATAATCGACATGCCTACTCCTAACACGGAGAAAGAGGTGCGAGGTTTCTTGGGCAGACTGAACTACATTGCTAGGTTCATCTCCCAGTTGACTTCCACCTGTGAACCAATATTCAAGCTATTGCGTAAAAATCAGGCCGTCAAGTGGAATGAAGACTGTCAGGCTGCTTTcgacaaaattaaacaatatctaCAAGATCCTCCAGTCTTACGGCCACCGAGACCAGGGAGACCACTAATTCTGTATTTGACTGTACTGGACGAGTCAATGGGTTGCGTGTTAGGTCAGCATGATGAAACTGGAAAGAAAGAGCACGCCATATACTACCTGAGCAAGAAGTTCACAGAATGCGAACGACGATACTCATTTTTAGAGCGAACCTGTTGCGCATTGGCATGGGCCGCCCATCGTCTAAGGCAATACATGTTGAGTCATTCTACCTGGTTGATATCCAAGATGGATCCCATCaagtatatttttgaaaaacccGCTTTGACTGGAAGGATAGCCCGGTGGCAGATGCTACTGTCAGAATACGACATTATATATGTCACACAGAAATCTATCAAGGGTAGCGCTCTGGCTGAATATCTGGCTCAACAACCTATTAGCGATTACCAGTCGATGCAGCCTGAATTCCCCGACGAAGATATCATGGCCTTATTTGAAGGTGATCAGGAAGAGCAAAATGGAAAGACATGGGCGTTATTATTCGATGGAGCTTCTAACATCATGGGACATGGTATAGGGGCAATACTGATATCTCCAGAGAATCAATACATTCCAATGACCGCAAGATTGTGTTTTAATTGCACGAATAATATCGCTGAATATGAAGCTTGCGCTATGGGCATCCGAGCCGCAATTGAATTGAAGGCAAAATTTTTGAATGTGTACGGAGATTCAGCATTGGTTATCAATCAATTAAAGGGGGAATGGGAGACTAGGGATCCGAAGTTGATTCCCTACAGAGCTTACATCATGGAGTTGGTGGAGTATCTTGATTCCATTGAATTTCAACACATCCCACGAGAAGATAACCAGTTGGCGGATGCCTTAGCTACTTTGTCATCGATGTTCGAGATTAATCAAGATGGGGTATTGCCAATGATCCAGATGAAGAGCCACGAAGAGCCAGCATATTGTCGCTTCATTGAAGAAGAATTAGATGGTAGGCCTTGGTATTTTGATATCAAACGATATTTAAAAACCAGGGAATACCCCGAAGAAGCATCTGAGAATGATAAAAGGACATTGAGAAGGTTAGCTGCAAATTTTATCTTAAGTGGGGATGTGTTGTACAAGAGAAACCACGACATGGTTCTCCTTCGATGCGTGGAGGCAAAAGAGGCCAAGTCAATATTGGAGGAAGTTCATGGAGGCACCTTCGGCACACACATGAATGGGCACTCAATGGCCAGGAAGATCTTGAGGGCTGGTTACTTTTGGTTGACCATGGAGAGTGATTGTTGCATGCACGTGAGGAAGTGTGAGAAGTGTCAGAAATATGCGGACAATATCAATATGGCGCCCactactttaaatgtaatgtcTGCACCATGGCCATTTTCAATGTGGGGGATAGATGTTATTGGAGCCATAGAGCCAAAAGCCTCGAACGGACATCGCTTCATACTGGTTGCAATTGATTACTTCACTAAATGGGTAGAAGCTGCTTCTTACGCCAATGTGACGAGAAAAGTTGTGACTAAATTCATAAAAAGAGAGCTGATCTGCAGGTACGGATTGCCCAACAAGATAATCACCGATAACGCCACCAACCTGAACAATCAAATGATGACTGAATTGTGTGAAGGATTTAAAATCCAACATCATAATTCTTCTCCCTATCGTCCAAAAATGAATGGGGCAGTTGAGGCTGCTAATAAGAACATCAAGAAAATCGTACAGAAAATGGTGGTTACGTATAAAGATTGGCACGAGATGCTTCCTTTCGCTTTGCATGGGTATCGTACTTCAGTACGTACATCGACTGGGGCAACACCTTTCTCTCTGGTATACGGAATGGAGGCAGTGCTACCTTTTGAAGTAGAAATTCCATCCCTACGAGTGTTAATGGAGACCCAATTGGAAGAGGCTGAATGGATTCAAGCTCGGTTTGACCAGCTCAACCTCATTGAGGAGAAGAGGCTAACAGCAGTGTGTCACGGACAGTTGTaccaaagaagaatgaaaaaagcGTTCGACAAGAGGGTGCGCCCTAGAGAGATCCATGAAGGCGAGCTAGTTTTGAAGAAGATCTTGCCCATACAGAAGGATCACAGGGGCAAGTGGACTCCAAATTATGAAGGCCCATATGTGGTGAAGAAAGCATTTCCTGGTGGGGCACTAATTCTCACAAGGATGGATGGGGAGGAATTACCGTTACCGGTCAATTCTGACGCGGTCAAAAAATTTTATGCATGA